One Triticum dicoccoides isolate Atlit2015 ecotype Zavitan chromosome 3B, WEW_v2.0, whole genome shotgun sequence genomic window, AAAAAGTGGGCGAGGAAGATGCATTTACTCGTCGTGCCCACGTGCTGCCTCTCCTCCACTTCGCctcatccgcaactaccaaagctTCCGCGGCCGCTGCCTCGCAGCCTCGGGCACTCCGCGTCGCCGCGCTTCGGCGTCCCCTTCCGCCGGGCCGTGGTGCCCCCCGCCATGCGCCGCCGCGGGCGACGGAGGGCGGCGGCCCCTCCCCCGGCCGCCGCTGCCGCAGGAGAGGCCTCCAGCGACTCCCCTGGTCCTCCAGGAGGCGAGGACAAGGTGATTATGGCTTAGCAACTACCAGTATGGTTTTACTTTGCAGTTCCTACTACTTTTCCGTTCCGGCTTCTGAGCTTTtggtttctactccctccgttccaaaatagatgacccaaccttgtactaaagttagtacaaagttgagtcatctattttggaaaggagggagtacttagTAGCTTAATAACAGCTTCAGCGTCCTGCCGCATTGTTAGATTTTGCAATAGCCATACACTCACACAGGGGTTCGCAGTTCAGCGGGTGGATTCGGAGCGATGGGACTATAGCACAATTCAGGAAACCGACCATAAGATCCAGTACAATCTGCATTGTTTTAGCCGTCCATAAGCAAAGTGCCAGTTTGGCTGCCTTGCTATTATGATGTCACTCTGCAAATGCTGGTGCCTCTTGTGCTGGTTTATTGTTTGTTGCGTTGCTAATGAGTGCACATTTCCTTCATCTCATGCTGATAGAGAGCTGGTACAGACCTCAAAACGCTAGCTAGAAGATTCTGGAAAGTTGCCGCGCCTTACTGGTGGTCAGAGGATAAGGCCCAAGCAAGGCTGCAGCTTGCTGGTGTATTTGCGCTCACGCTGGCGACTACAGGGATCAGCGTTGGATTCAACTTTCTGGGCCGTGATTTCTACAACGCCCTCGCCGGTATGTTTCGTCTTCCGTTAAAACTGTTACGAACTGGTAGATTAAATGTTAGTGTTCTGAAATGAAAATTAGGATGGCCAGTGCACGTGATAAAGATTAGGGGGCAGGAGAGGAAGGGATTAATTCTTTTAGTCACACATAAAAATTCTCAAGCTTATTTATAAAGAGGACATGTCTCAGTTGAATCTTTGGGTGTCATCTGCAATGTCCAAAGTAGACAAGAAGTTATGTTTCAGCCTTCAGTATGGGTGTAACCGAAGGTGTCATTTCATATAATTCAAAGTGGATGCGCATCATCTTCTCTTTTTACTGGCTAACACATATTTAGTGGTGTCTATTTCAAGACAAGGACCAGGAACAATTTACGAAGCAACTGCTGTACTACTTGGGAGGTTTCGCTGTAGGAGTTCCGGTGAGCATATTGCTGCCCTTTTTTAGGTATTGCTCTTCAAGATGCTATTTGTAGCACCTTGACATGAATAGTGATAATATCGGATGATGTTACCTTATGAGTAATCTTTTCTCCATCAGTGCACTATCCTGTTTAACAATCTATGACTAGTATTTACAGAGGGGACATAACTGCGGTTTTCTGTGTTAAGTGTCAGTGGTTTGTATATCATGATAGATATTCCTTCCAGGGTTGTCTAGAACCACAATGTTTATATTTCTAGCTGTTTAAGAGGCTGTAGCTAAATTTATTGTTGACGTTTTACCTAAAATCTACCTGGTTATCTTTCCCATTTAGCGAAAGGTCCCGGACTCCCAGTAAAAGTACTAGACAATTGAACATTTGATCTCTGCACTAGCGGACTAAAGCTGCAAGGATCTTACTCTTGCTACTGGTTCCCAGAAGTGTCTGGAATTGCTATGCTCCTATTAGCATTCATCATTAGGAACTGTATTCGTTACTTTGCTTCTCATGGTTCAGATTCACCAACTAGTGTACCTCATAATAGACTTATGTTCTGATTTGCAATCTCCTGCTTGCACTGCTATACAGTTCTTTGTCTTGAGGGACTATGCAAGAGAAACCCTCTCTTTAAGATGGCGATCTTGGATGACAAGTTATTACATGAAGCGCTACTTTAAGAACAGAACATTCTACAAGATTCAGTCTCAATCACTAATAGACAATCCAGACCAGCGGATCAATGATGATCTAAGTGCATTTACTGGAACTGCGCTTGCATTTTCCCTGACACTTCTCAACGCTGTCGTGGATTTGGTATCATTCAGCAATATCCTTTATGGAATCTATCCGCCATTATTCGTTGTTCTTATTGTTTATTCTCTTGGAGGGACCGCTATTAGTGTCTTCCTTGGTAAGGTAAGGCTTTTACCAGCGTTATTTATCTATAACTTGAATCAAAATAGATATAATTGTTCACATTCTTTCATTATTCATGTAACTAATAGTTGGTCATGCTTGTGTTGACAGAGTTTGGTCAACTTGAACTTCATGCAAGAAAAGAAAGAAGCTGATTTCCGTTACGGGCTTGTCCGTGTTAGAGAAAATGCTGAATCAATTGCCTTTTACGGCGGTGAGGAAAATGAATTGCAACTTCTGTTGGATAGGTTCAGGAGGGCTTACCAAAACCTAAGTGTAAGCATTGCTTATATACCCTGTCTATCGCCTTATATTCCCTTTTGTTTTGCTCCACTTTCCTTGTTTGTTCCGACATTACGAAAGCCACCGTTGGGTCATTTATCAGTAGGTAAGCCTGCTAAGCAGTGGATGGAGCAGAGTGGCGAGCTTGCAATAAACAACAAGCACCCAACAGCTTGTTTGTTTTCAGCACTTATTTATATTTTGTAAAATAATTTTATGATATTTGGATGGGTTTCTCTCAAAATCTTTGGCCTTTTATTTATAATGCATTTCACCAGAAAGCAAAACGCCAGTGGTTTCTAGATCAAGCTTTGCTTGTCTTTGATAATCCTGTAAACTGCTAATCATATTAGTGAATCATGTTGGGTGTAGTTTTATAACATCCAGTGCTGATTTTATGATCTCCTAAAAGATTGTTAACTATGATGATAACTGTGGCAGGTGAAATAAAGTATTACTCCCTCCATtaaaaaatataagatgttttggatatttcaatatggactacatacggactgaaatgagtgaacagacacactaaaacgtgtctatatacatccgattcagaaaaaagttagaacaCCTTATACtccatttgtgaacggagggagtacttttctagAACACACTGAAAGGGTGTATATGTTTGCATTGGAAGAAATGTCGAGAAGACTCAGAAGATACAACGCCACAGGTGATGATGACCCAAAACATGACCAAAAGCCTAACAACCAACTATGAAAACTGCAGCCTGAAGCTGCCACAAAGCCATGCATAAGAGCCCGAGCCAAAATTCTGACCGGGAACGTAGTAGATGGTTGTGCGTGCCATTGGCTTCGTAGTGCCAACTAACTTCCAGATCTTTGCTTCGTCCAAGATCTGCTCCACCAACACGTTGCGGTGTCGCCATAATCTCAGCGTCAGCAAGATCGGCGAGCGAGATAAAATGTCATCATAGCTAGAAAAGCATGTTGAATGCCTAGAACTTTGTCTCTCTGGATGTGGTATACATAGGTTACGTTTCACATTAATATGCTGCTTTATACGTTTACAGTAAATTTATCAATACTACATATTCTTATCATGCCGTAGTAAAATGTTGGTATTACATACACAGTCATAATCTTCTACTGCCACTGTACTAAAATATACCGCACCTAGTAACCACAtccttttttgtagttttctttgttGGGGGTTATTTGTGCAAAAGTGCGGGGCCAGGTGTCCTTCAGTGCTTCTTAGGTGTGTGTACATGTCTTGTAACCTAGACTTTGACAAGAATGGAACATGTATACTTCTGAAAAAAAGTGTCCAAAGTAAGATGATTTCCGGATCCCAAAAGAAAGTGCTTTTATATTTATACTCTCGTGAGGGAATTCACTACCATTCTTGAAAACAGGCACCCTGCGTCAGCTTTGCTCTCTATATACTTCTATCTTCAACTAGAAAATTGTGATACAATTTATATTTGCGAATGGTCTGATGTTTGACATTGTTTGTTATCTTTGCAGGAATTACTGATAGCATCCCGAAATCTGGAGTTCTTCACCAATGGTTACCGATATTTAATTCAAATCTTGCCAGCTGCAGTTGTTGCTCCAATGTTTTTTGCAGGAAAGATCGAGTTTGGAGTGATAAACCAATCGGTGTCTGCTTTCAATCACATCCTCAGTGATTTTTCTCTCATTGTTTTCCAGTTTCAGTCAATTAGTGCATTCTCAGCTGTCATTGATCGTTTaggtaacacctctctctctctctctctctctctgtgtgtgtgtgtgtgtgtgtgtgtgtgtgtgtgtgtgtaccacTTGCTAAGGTACCTAGGTTAACCTAATCGAACTTTAAACTACAGGTGAATTTGATGATCTATTGGGTGAAAATGAGTCTTCTCTGTCACCCCAACGTGATAGTATTGATGGGATCAACATTTCTTTCAAGAGCGGCAGTCCTTCTGTTCTTAGTTCTAATGGCTCACAAATGCAATCTGATCCATGCATAGTTCTAGAGATTTGTGATTTGACATTGTTAACACCCAGGGGCGGAAATATTCTTATTACTGACTTCAATATGGAATTAAAAGACAAGGACCACCTACTGGTATGTTGTGTCTTTAGTTAGTTGTACAATCAGCAACATAAATAGTACTGCTGACATCAGGCTGATATGGTGATCTCATTTTTAATTTAAGGTGATGGGGCCCAGCGGCTGTGGGAAGACCTCGTTGCTGCGTGCTTTTGCTGGCCTTTGGACTAGTGGCACTGGGAATATCATATACCATGCCAGAGATTCTAGGCAGCTTCAGACAGCAAATTTAGTTTCTAATGAGCCATCCAACATGAAGCCAGAGGGTGAAGAACTACTACAAAGTTCCAAGCAGAGAAGAGATAATGGCATATTTTTTGTCCCACAAAGACCATATATGGTTTTGGGAACTCTTCGTCAGCAATTGCTCTATCCTACATGGACTGCAAATATACATCAGGCACCAACTAATGATGCTCAAAGCAAAGGTAATTTGTTTCATTGGGAGGTATTGAGTACAAAATATCATCTAGGTGCAAACCACATCAGTTTGGATGTTGAGTCAACATGGAAATTCTGAACGAACTGTATAACGGTAATCTGAAAAGTAACTAACACATGAAAGATCGTGtccaaatttattttgttagtacaaGAAGAGAAATGAGTAAGAGGTGAAAATATTATTGCTCAAATCATCAAACCATTTCTTTGTTTTGTTTCTCCCAACATGAATTTGTTTTTGAATAAGAATACATAGGTAGATACCTAATATGATCATTGTAGTATATAACTTCCAATTTTGTTGAATggccaagtatttattcattagtttTGAGTCTTTGGCACTGATAAATCAGCGAACCAGAGAAGTACATAGCGAGTTACGAAACCCAGCTAGTAGAGAAGTGAAAAAAATACATGAAGACATCAAGGAAAGTCTGGTCTGTCATGCAGGGCATCCCCTTTAGGCGCAGGAGAGCCACACAAGGGGTCACAACACCAGTAGATGTAGGCAGTAATGGCTAAAGGAAAGGATTAGTCGTATCCTTTTCGCTTGGCAGGATTTTATCGTTTACAAGTCTAGtttgttactccctccattccagaaTACTTGTTGTGGTTCTAGTTCAtgacaagtattttggaatggagggattaTATTCCAAGTTTGTTTGGATTATATAATGGTCACCTCCAATCTCCTATCAATCAGGCAATAAACCAATATACTATCCTTCACGTTACTTCTCCCCTGCCTTTGCTGTGCGACAGCCCCTCCCCGGTTGGCGTTGCGCCGCAAAGGTCCAGGGTTTCGGCCTCTTACTTCCCATAGCTACCATCTCCGCTCTAATCCTCCCACAAATCACCAACCACGTGACAGGTCAGTCCTGAGTCCAGCCGAGCACAACGTTTCTTTCTGAATGCTTATGCGTCACTCGGTGCACCTTTAACTTCAGAGTTTCTTTACATTGCCTTGCCACCACCGCAGCAGGAATGGTTATATGATCGAACACCTTGCGATTTCGAGCTAACCAAATAGTCCAATAAGCTGCAGTGATGAGGATAATCCAACCTGGTCACCTGTCCTGAATCAGCTCATTTCTTTGGGCGGTATAGACGTCTCTAGGATCAAATGCTCATGCAAGGTCAATCCCAAGCTTCTCTCTCTCAAAAAAGGTCAATCCCAAGCTGCAAAACATTTTTCAtacattgatagaaaagtgaagcaGTTTCACTGCTTGCACATCCAAAAGGACACTTATCATCATCAATAACCCCCTGCCTTTAATTCATTGCTTTACCAGCAGTCGATCAAATATTTCTTCTTTCTTAGGTGCCACGAATGTCCAAATTGTGGAAAGTCTGGGTTCTGAATCCCACCCAAAATAGAGAAACGATAAAGGTTACTGCCTGAAAATGTTTGGGAGGTCTCCTTGATCAGGCACAG contains:
- the LOC119275391 gene encoding ABC transporter D family member 2, chloroplastic-like; translation: MHLLVVPTCCLSSTSPHPQLPKLPRPLPRSLGHSASPRFGVPFRRAVVPPAMRRRGRRRAAAPPPAAAAAGEASSDSPGPPGGEDKRAGTDLKTLARRFWKVAAPYWWSEDKAQARLQLAGVFALTLATTGISVGFNFLGRDFYNALADKDQEQFTKQLLYYLGGFAVGVPFFVLRDYARETLSLRWRSWMTSYYMKRYFKNRTFYKIQSQSLIDNPDQRINDDLSAFTGTALAFSLTLLNAVVDLVSFSNILYGIYPPLFVVLIVYSLGGTAISVFLGKSLVNLNFMQEKKEADFRYGLVRVRENAESIAFYGGEENELQLLLDRFRRAYQNLSELLIASRNLEFFTNGYRYLIQILPAAVVAPMFFAGKIEFGVINQSVSAFNHILSDFSLIVFQFQSISAFSAVIDRLGEFDDLLGENESSLSPQRDSIDGINISFKSGSPSVLSSNGSQMQSDPCIVLEICDLTLLTPRGGNILITDFNMELKDKDHLLVMGPSGCGKTSLLRAFAGLWTSGTGNIIYHARDSRQLQTANLVSNEPSNMKPEGEELLQSSKQRRDNGIFFVPQRPYMVLGTLRQQLLYPTWTANIHQAPTNDAQSKAPLSFLSEVSTSDGVGAKPEMPSTDELIQVLEVVRLGYILPRFNGMDSVHDWASVLSLGEQQRLAFARLLLAKPTLVLLDESTSALDDTNEVHLYSQIEAAGITYISVGHRKTLHRFHNKVLYISKSDSTTGSLRNWELKPTDQKSIEESSPFAS